CAATTTGGTCACGGTAAGGCACTAACCCATGCGCTTGGGGAAAATGATGGGGCAAATAGACAAAACCCAGTTGAGTGGTGGCTAGCACTTGCTGCACTTGCTCTAGGGTCAGCCCTGTCCAGTCAATGCCTAACCCTTGCCAAATTTCGATCAATGGCAAGCCCTGCTTGGTGGGCATGCGATCGCCGCCATGTAGGAGCACTGGGTAGCCCGCTGCCGACACAATTAGCGCTGTTAAGGGACTAATGGGAGCGGTGCGCGATCGCCCGTCGTAAGGCGAGCTGAATACGAGTACGGTTTGCTCCGAGTCCAAAGACTGCACCTGGGGACCCAACTCTGCATAAGCATCCAGCATGCCTGCCAGTTCTTCTCCGGTGGGTCGCTTAATGCGGTGAGCAATCATGAAAGCTCCGATCTGAGCGGGCGTTGCTTCCTGCTGCAACATCATGTGTGTAGCTGCGGCTGCTTCTGAGCGATCTAAATTCTTCCCGGTATGGGGGCCACTGCCAACTTTTCGCAGTAGTTCTCTAAAGGCATCGCTCATGGTCGCAGCTCAAATAAAACGGTCTTAGGAGTTTTTGGCGTTTCGCTCAACCTGGGTTAGAAACGCCGCTAAAGCATCATACAGCTTGCAGCGAACCTGTGGAACCCAGTCCTAGTGTGCTGTCAGGAATTCCTGCAATGTGATCACGAATTAGTTGATAAACTAACTCACGAAATCGCTGGATGGGAGGAATTTGCAAGCGATCGCGGGTGGTGACTAAGACCACCTGCCGGATTAGCATTGGTTCGTCAGTCGGTCGGATCGCTAAAGTTGGGTCAATGTGAGCATCAAAGATGGCTGCTTTGGGCAACAGAGCAATTAATTTTCCTTGGCGTACAATTCCCCGAAACGCATCCAAGGTATTTAATTCTAAAGCCGCATTTAAGGTGGCTCCTTGGCGCTGGAACTGCTCTTGTACCAACCGCTGCATGCCATAGCCGTCTTTAAATACCACTTGGGGATAACGCACCAACTCTGCCCAAGGCACCCGCTCATATTCGGTTAGAGGGTGATCTGCGCCCATCAAAATTTCAATCGACTCATCATAAAGCGGATCAACCACAACTTCTGGCCCCGTCGTCAGCAAACGGTTGTTCATCACAATCGCCAAGTCTACCAAGCCATCTTTCAAGACTTTGAGGGCGCGATCACTACCTAGAGAAGTTACCCGTAGCTGCATGTCTGGGTAGTCCTGGCAAAACCGTTGTAAAACCGGGGGCAAGTAATGGGCACAAACTGAATGAATCGCAGCAATGCAAAGTTCTGGTTGTTTTCCCGCCATTAAATCGGCTAGTTCATTGGCCGCCAATTCCCATTCTTGACAAATTTTGCGTGCCCGTGGCAGCAATCGCTCGCCCCCTAAGGTGAGACGCGCCTGAGCGGTACGGTGAAACAGCAACAAGCCCAAGTCGGCTTCTAACGCCTGAATTTGGCGACTGATGGTAGATTGGGTGACTCCACATCGACGGGCAGCTTGCTGAAAACTAGTCGTCTCAGCCACGGCCAAAAAAGCTTGCAACTGCTCCAGACGCATAATCATGTAGCCTAAGTTACATGTAGAGATGTAGCCGATCTGCCCAATCAGTTTGGTAAGGCTTGATACATACTGAGTGCGATCGCTCAACTGGTACCCAGATTCCTGAAGATTCTAGAAAACTAAGCGATCGCTCTAGCAGGCGGTAGAGACTTAGTATTTGAGCCGTAGAGAGTGACAAACCGCCCAAATAGCCACATGGTTTCGTGAGTGGGGACTCGATTAGAGCTAAACAACCGTTCTAGGTTTCTCTGCGCCAGTCGGTGTAGATAGGGCAGATCCTCAAACAAAGTCAAGAAGGCGGAGACATGTAACAAGGCTTGCAAGAGGGGTTTGGGCCAGGGCAAATCACTGTAAATGTCGATGAGCAATTTATGTTCAGAGTTGCTGAGGGGAATAGCGTTAAATAGAACCGTGATTCTTTTTTCGTTATAAACCGGAATGCTTAACTCCACGGTGTAAGGGCTATGTAAGATCAAATCGACTTCCACAATGGGTTGCCGCCAGATTCGTAAGACATTAAAGGGAGATTCCAAAATAGTTTGAAATTTAATGTGTCCTCCAATGGAAGTTGGCTGAGCATGACTCACTTTCAGAATTCTAAGGTTATTTAAACTGAAACTATGAACATTTTCTAAATGCTTCAAGTTCAGCAAATGATAGATCTGGCAAAGCTGGGGAAATGGCAGATCATATTCCTGCCTGATCATATGCTGCTCGGCTAGCTCAGTCATTCTGGCTTGAGCAGTCTGAAGAAAAAGCTCATGGGGTGATAACTCAGAACTCGACTCAACTTCGCTCAGCGCTTCGAGGGGAACCTTCGGCAATGCCTGTTCTGGCTTTAGACATAACCAACTGACAAAGAACACTGAAGCCATTGACAAATGTAGAATTTCAACGGCTGAAAAGCAGCTATCAGCCAAAGCAGAAAAGCTTCTGTCAACAATTGCAAATAGCCAAGAAGGAATGCCGAGTAACCAGATTCCGTTTCTAAAGTTGTCTAAAAGTAGCGAAAATTCTGTAACTTTTGTATTGTTAAGCAGACCCATAGGGTCTCGGAGAGAAATATTTTCCGACATAGCAATAACTTCAAGCAAGAGAGAGTTTTGATGGGGTCGGGCACGCAAACTTGCTTGCAAAGCTTTACCAGTTAGATGAAATAAAGCGAGAGGTTAGATGATAGAATTTGTACAACAATCAGAAAGTGTAAGCTAAGATACTGATGGCTGTTTTTCCTGGCAGCAAACCCTCGAAAAGTATCTTCCCGGAATTAAGTTGTGTGCTTAATTCTTAAGCTAGCATTCCCAATTTGAGGCACCCTCTATCTCAAGTTGAAACCGCTTGAGGCTGTTTTTTTGTCAAAGTATCTATTAAAGTAAGGGGTTGGTTAAACCCAACCTAAGTGCTGATTAGCCTACAAGCTTAGACCTGCAAGAGGCTGGTAGGCTCAAGCTAGATTTAAGCTAGGTTCAAACTACTAGTTCAAACTATTTGATCATCCGTATCGAAAGTATTAGATAACGTGATTCCTAAGCGGCTCTGTAGTGCTTCGATTACTTCGTCTGCCGCTGTAGGGTCTAAAATTCTTAAGTCTTCTTGAGTGTAGTTCTCTAAATCAGCGATCGCATGAATTTGAGTTCGCTTCAAAAAACCGTAAGCTTGCATTGAAAGCTGTAATTCTTCAATCGGAATTTGAGGGAGAGAATCCATGTGATGGCTCATTGCTTCAATTAATGTCGTCTAGTATCAGGGTTAGCCTTGACCATCATGCCATACTAGACGGACACAGAAATTGATTGGCAGTGAGCCGCCACACACTGATTACGCAACCCCTAGTTACGCAAGAACTAGTACGCCACAGGGTTACAGAACAGAATTACGCGATTTTGTGACCTGTCGCAGAAATCAACTGCTTAATGGTTTCGTCTGATGCATCAGTTTCTACGGTGACTGTCTTTGCTTCTACATCTACTTCAACTTTGGCATCAGGCTCAGTTGTTTTGATGGTTCTCTTGATGTCCTCAACAGAATCAGGGCCGGAAATAGTTGGGACATTGAGTTTGATCGCCATAGTTTTTTCCAGATTAATGATTATAGGATGATGATATTTTCTGCCTCTATCGCCCTCTTTTGCCACTCCTCCGAAGACTTATCTTTTCTGAGCTTAAGCTGTTTCTAAAGTTAACTAAAGATAGAGCAGGAGATTGGCATCATGAGTCGCGATCGCCCTGACAGTAAGCCTTGTAGCCCTTAGACAAGTCTCGCAAAACACTTAGATCTGTCTGAGTTTGATTAGTTTGGGCTATATCTATGTACCTATACTTTTTTGCAGAGTGAGGATTTGTAGCTGTTCGTTAGAGTGGCAAATACATCAGACTGTATACGTTCTTTCCCTATGCAACTGCAACGTCAGCGTTCCAAGCGATCGCGTCGGCAAAAATTTTTAGCCGCGCTGATCACCGATCCAGTCAAATCAGCTCAAGCGGCTGGGTTACGCTACGTGAATGACAACGTGCCTGGGATTCAGCGTCAAGCTAGGGGGAAGGGCTTTATCTACATTGATGCAGAAGGGCAAAAAATTCGCGATCGAGCTGAGATTCAAAGAATTGAGTCCTTAGCGATTCCGCCTGCTTATCAAGAGGTTTGGATTTGTCCCGATGCGAATGGTCACATTCAAGCAACTGGGCGGGATGCGAAGGGGCGCAAACAGTATCGCTATCATTCGTTGTGGCGGCAGGTGCGAGATCAAACCAAATTTACCCGGATGATCGCCTTTAGTGATGCTCTGCCGATGATTCGTGAGCGTGTGGATCATGACCTCGGTTTACGCGGTTTGCCTTGCCAGAAGGTACTGGCGACAGTTGTACGACTTTTAGAAACCACCTGCATCCGGGTGGGGAACGAAACTTACGCCCGGACGAATCGATCGTTTGGCCTGACAACCATGCGCTGTCGGCATGTTGATGTTTCTGGCACCACGCTCCGATTCAAGTTTCGGGGGAAGAGTGGAGTGGATCATGACATTCAAGTCAGCGATCGCCGCCTAGCTCGCATCATTAAGCGTTGCCAAGAAATTCCAGGCTATGAGTTGTTTCAATATCTCGATGATGAAGGTCAACGCCAGTGTATTGATTCGGGTGCTGTTAATACTTACTTGCACGAAGTCACCCAGCAAGACTTTACTGCCAAAGACTTCCGCACCTGGTCAGGCACAGTCATGGCGGCTTTGGAGCTAGCAGAAATTGGCCCTTTTTCGTCACAGACCCAAGCGAAGAAAAACATCAATCAGGCGATCAAAAACGTGGCGGCTCATTTAGGCAACCGACCTGCAACTTGCCGCAAGTACTATGTTCACCCTGCTATTCTCGATGCCTATCTAGACGGTTCTCTAGAGCCAACGTTAGAGAAGGTTATGCGACAACCTGCGACCGAATCTCCTTATGCCTTGAAGCCCGAAGAAATGGCTATTGTGGCGATTTTGGAGCAGCAGCTCGAAGCCCAGCAACTCGCCGCTAGCTAGACAGCCCTGATACTAAATTTAAGGGTGATTATGGTAGATAGGGGTTCATGCAGATAGCGCGATCGCGTCCGGTAGCTTTGGCTCGATACAGGGCTTCATCAGCGACTGCAATTAATCCTGCATCCGATCGCTCATTGCTAGGAATGAGGCTAGCCACTCCTAAGCTCAGGGTGATGCACTGATAAATCGCATGTGCGTGAGGAATGCCTAACGCTCGAACCTGGAGACGCACTTTTTCCGCCACTTGATAGGCTGATTCCAAAGAAGTTTCTGGCAGAATGATGGCAAACTCTTCTCCCCCGTAACGAGCTACTAAATCCGCCGGACGTTGCACTGAGGCACGAATGGCCTGGGCTACTTGCTGTAAACAGCGATCGCCTGCTTGATGCCCGTAGGTATCGTTGTAGAGCTTGAATTCATCGATATCGCACAAGATCAAAGCTAGCGGCGTTCGCTGTCGCTTGAGTCTACGCCACTCCTGATTGAGATAGGAGTCAAATCGATAGCGATTGGCTATTTTAGTTAAGCCATCACAGCCAGAAAGCTCTTGCAGCTCTCGATTAGCCGATTCTAGTTGCTGATACAGTTCACCTTGGTTAATCGCGATCGCAGCTTGGGTCGCCAATTGACTCATCAAACTGATTTCATACTGTCGCCATTGCCGAGTTTCCCGACAGTGATGTGCAATCAACAGACCCCACAATTGGTCTCGATACATCACGGGAACGACTAAGTTCGCTTTGACTTCGTAGTTGGTCAGCAACGCCTTGTGACAATCACCTAAGCCCGCATTTTGCACATCGGCGATCGCCCGCACACGGCCTTGGCGATAGTACTTGACATAGTTTTCGCGGAAGCAAGGATCATCAATCGCAAATCCCATAATCGATAAGCAATCGGCTGCTACCGACTCTTGCACCACGTCTCCGCTCCAGTCGGGTCTAAAGCGATAGAGAATGACGCGATCGGTCTGGAAAAACTGCCGAATCTCATTGACTGTAGTGCTCAAAATTTCTTGTAGATCCAGAGACTGCCGAATCCTCTGCGCAATTTCTGCGACCAAATGCTCATGTTGAGTTTGCTGCTTCAACTCCTGCTTTAGCTGCTCATACTCCAAAATTTTCTTGGTCAGTTCTCGGCGTTCTTCTACCACTGAGTCTGTGGCGACTGGGGCCGTGGCGACTGAGGCCATGCCGACTACTGGGGCCGTGGCGATCGCTTGGGTGCCAGTCTTTTCCGTAGCAATCTTTTCCGTAGCAGTCTCTCCCGTGGTAGTTATCTCTGTCCCCGATGGCAGGGCAGCGGCATGGCTAATCGGTTGGTAATGAATCCGATGGCTAGGGGAGGGTTGTCGATATTTAGGGGATGCGATCGGACGTTCTAGCAACCAGTGCGTCATGGCATCGCTAGGCAAGGGCTGGCTAATCAAATATCCCTGGATGCGTTCGCATTGAATTGCTCTCAGAAACTCTAATTGCTCCTTTGTTTCTACTCCTTCTGCAATCACTGGCAAATTCAACCCTTTGCCAAGAGCTGTAATGGCTTTGACGATCGCTGCTCCGCTGGCATCACTGAGCGCATCCCGGATAAAAGACTTATCAATCTTAAGCGTATGAATCGGTAGCTGTCGGAGCGTATTGAGAGAAGAGTATCCCATGCCAAAATCATCAATGGCGATGCGAATCCCCGCTTGGCTCAATTGCCGCAACGTAGCCAAAGTTTGGTTATAGTCTTGGATCGCTGTGTTCTCAGTAATCTCTAGCTCAAGATAACCTGCTTCCATCTCTGCTGCTTGCAAGATTTGGGCGATCGTTGTACTCAAGCCAGGCTGCTGAAATTGCTGAGCCGAGAGATTTACGGCAATTCGAATCGGCGGAATGCCCGCTAACTGCCAGACATGATGTTGTTGGCAAGCGGTTCGGAGAACCCATTCTCCAATTGGCCTGATCAATCCTGTCTCCTCGGCGAGAGGAATAAACTGATCTGGTGCAACCAAGCCCAACCGAGGGTGTTGCCACCGGATCAGCGCCTCCAAGCCAACGACATAGCCTGTGGCGAGATCCACTTGAGGCTGGTAATAGAGCAGAAACTCATCTCGTTCTAAGGCTCTGTGGAGATCCGCTTCTAAAAATAAACGGGTAAAGCTCCCTGCACTCATAGACGGTGAGTAGATCTGATATTGGTTTTTGCCGCAGCTTTTAGCTTGGTGCATGGCTACTTCGGCATGTTGGATCAAAATCTCTACGGATTCACCGTCGTAGGGTGCCAAGGCAATTCCTAAGCTGGCAGACAGATAGACTTCTTGCCCTTGCACATAAAAGGGTGTTTTGAAGGTTTCCAAAAGCTGATGGCTGGCTTCATTGGCTTCGGCAATGCCATTGGCTTGTGGGAGTAATAAAGCGAATCCATCTCCATGCCAGCGGCTTAAAAAGGAGAGCCTAGTTTTGGTGCCACCAAAGTGCTTTAACCCCTCTTGCAGTCGTGAGGTGATCTGCTGCAATAAGTAATCCCCTGCGGCATGTCCGAGGGTTTCATTGACGCTTTTAAAGCGATCGAGATCTAAGATGCCAACAGCCACCACCTCGCCTTGTTGCAAAGTCCGAATTAAGGTGAGGGATAACTGTTTTTTGAACAGCAACCAATTGGGCAACTGAGTCAACACATCATGGGAAGCTTGGTGCTCCACCATCTGTTTTACCCATTGCTGCACGATCGCCATATAAAGTTGTAGACCCAACTGCTGAGCCAGACGAATTTCTTCTGGGTTCCAGGCGGGTACTTCTTGCCGAGTTTCCAACCAAGCTGCAAAAGATTCTCTAGGTCTTTGACGGCGAGGATCAGGCGGTTGTTGACCAGCCCAAGAGATTTCTATGGTTTGCGCCTGTCGAAAGCAAGTGAGATAACCCACCACCTGGTCTTGCGATTGGAGCGGTACTACCATCATGGATTGAATGGCTGAATCTGCAAATGCCGCTGTCAATGCTGGGAGCCGAAGGTCTGCGATGGCTTGGAGAATAATATGAGGAGCCGCCTGAGACTCCATTGCTGGAGTTGCATCACAGTCAGTCTTGTCTTGGAGTACACAAGCTTGCAGTTCTCCTTCAGAAAGCTGGGTTTGAGGAGAAGCTGCTTGAATAAACTGCTGCCATTCGGGTGCTTCCTCTAAGCGATCGCTCTGGGGTTGGAGACCACAAGTATAAATCTGGGCAGGAGTACCTGTGGCATCAGCCGTGATATACAGCCTGCCGCCATCAGCCTTGAGAGCGGCAACACTCTCTTGCAAAATCATGGGCCAAAGCTCGGCTGAAGCTTGCACAGCACTAAAGAATTGGCTGATGTGATGGACCAGAGCTTCTCGCTGAGCCTGCTGTTGCGCTTTAGCAATTAGGGCTATTTGGCTGAGTGCCACCGATACTTGACTGGCCCACAGTTGCACAGTCTGGAGTTCATGCTCAGAAAAGTGGCGGGATTCACTGTGATGAATGGCTAAGAGTCCCCAGAACTGCTGCTGGTGAAAAATAGGGACGCTGAGGGAGGACAGCACACCCATCGACAGCAAGTATTGAATATGGCAAGGGTCAACTGGGGCATAACGGATATCATCCTGACCGCCAATTCCGCTTGAGTTCAATACTTTGCGTTTGGAAGCAACATCTACAATTACCCGCTGACGGGCGTTGATAAACAGTTCTCTGGCGCGGGGCGGAATATCACTAGCGGGAAAGTGTAGCCCTAAAAGGGAAGGGAGACGCTCTAACTGCACGGATTCAGCAATGACTGTGCCGCTGCAATCCGCCTCAAAACAATAAAGTTTGACTCGGTCAACCTGTAAAAAGTTGTGAACTTGCCGCACAATGGTGTTGAATATCTCTTGGAGATCCAGAGAGCCATTCAAAGGATTGGTAATCTGCTGCAACAACAAGCCCTGTTGAATTAACTGTTGAACTACCATTGTGCTACTACCTTCGTTGCAGAGTTCCCTGGCGGGAGCGTGTCTGCTCTCAGAGTGGCTTATTAGGTAGCTTAAATAACATTTAGGCAACAAAAGTACAGTAAAAGTTTCATGAACTTGAGCCTAGTCAGCAAGCTGCTTGCAACCACGTCGCTTCGTCAGGATTAAGGGTAGGTGCTAGTTTCTCCATAACTTGGGCGTGATAACGCTCTAGCCACTCTTTTTGTTGCGGACTGAGGCGATCGCGATCGATCAAACGCTTGTCGAACGGGATGTAGGTCAGCGATTCAAACTCGTACCAGGTGCCTTTGGGGGATACACCATTATTCTCTATTGCGACCTCTTTGACCACATAGAGATTTTCGATCCGGATGCCACCCCAACCCGGTTCATAGTAGCCAGGTTCCACACTCGTCACCATACCTGGTTCTAGCGGTTCTTGCGATCGCTTGTTGATGCCATTCGGCCCTTCATGCACATTTAGGAAGGCTCCCACGCCGTGACCTGTGCCATGTCCATAATCGAGTCCTGCTTGCCACATCGCCGATCGCGCAATCCCATCTAATTGGCATCCCGGTGTGCCTTTAGGGAAGCGCTGCATGGCACAGTTGATGTGAGCTTTCAGGACTTCCGTGTATCGCGCGATTTGCTCTGGGGTGGGTTCTCCAACGATGAAGGTGCGGGTGTCATCGGTGGTGCCAGAGAGAAACTGCGCCCCCGAATCAAGGAGCAACAATTGACCCGATTGCAGCTCGACATTGGGGTTGGGAGTGCCGTAGTGAACAATAGAGCTGTTAGCTCCCACACCGGAGATAGTATTGAAACTCAGCCCTTGGAATCCCGGTTCCGCCTGATAGAAGCGAGCGATCGCCTCTGCCACATCGAATTCAGTCACGCGATCGCCTGCTGTCCAGCGATCGGAGAACCACTTCCAGGCGCGGGCCTTGGCTCGACTAGCTTTGAGGTTGGCTT
This region of Trichocoleus desertorum NBK24 genomic DNA includes:
- a CDS encoding cation transporter — its product is MAIKLNVPTISGPDSVEDIKRTIKTTEPDAKVEVDVEAKTVTVETDASDETIKQLISATGHKIA
- a CDS encoding anthranilate phosphoribosyltransferase family protein, whose protein sequence is MSDAFRELLRKVGSGPHTGKNLDRSEAAAATHMMLQQEATPAQIGAFMIAHRIKRPTGEELAGMLDAYAELGPQVQSLDSEQTVLVFSSPYDGRSRTAPISPLTALIVSAAGYPVLLHGGDRMPTKQGLPLIEIWQGLGIDWTGLTLEQVQQVLATTQLGFVYLPHHFPQAHGLVPYRDQIGKRPPFATLELLWAPYAGSANVVSGFVHPPTEVMLQDAFQLRGFPTSFTTVKGLEGSCDLPRDRTAIIGLGQGGANFSLERLLLAPRDYDLAGVDVPLEDTAQLIADMQAVLLGQSSELARSAIWNGGFYLWRCGACADLVTGLTQAEAALTQGQAAAQLQKVQQAVAELASDLQDHAFAG
- a CDS encoding DNA topoisomerase IB, with product MQLQRQRSKRSRRQKFLAALITDPVKSAQAAGLRYVNDNVPGIQRQARGKGFIYIDAEGQKIRDRAEIQRIESLAIPPAYQEVWICPDANGHIQATGRDAKGRKQYRYHSLWRQVRDQTKFTRMIAFSDALPMIRERVDHDLGLRGLPCQKVLATVVRLLETTCIRVGNETYARTNRSFGLTTMRCRHVDVSGTTLRFKFRGKSGVDHDIQVSDRRLARIIKRCQEIPGYELFQYLDDEGQRQCIDSGAVNTYLHEVTQQDFTAKDFRTWSGTVMAALELAEIGPFSSQTQAKKNINQAIKNVAAHLGNRPATCRKYYVHPAILDAYLDGSLEPTLEKVMRQPATESPYALKPEEMAIVAILEQQLEAQQLAAS
- a CDS encoding DNA-directed RNA polymerase subunit alpha C-terminal domain-containing protein, which encodes MDSLPQIPIEELQLSMQAYGFLKRTQIHAIADLENYTQEDLRILDPTAADEVIEALQSRLGITLSNTFDTDDQIV
- a CDS encoding diguanylate cyclase domain-containing protein, with the protein product MVVQQLIQQGLLLQQITNPLNGSLDLQEIFNTIVRQVHNFLQVDRVKLYCFEADCSGTVIAESVQLERLPSLLGLHFPASDIPPRARELFINARQRVIVDVASKRKVLNSSGIGGQDDIRYAPVDPCHIQYLLSMGVLSSLSVPIFHQQQFWGLLAIHHSESRHFSEHELQTVQLWASQVSVALSQIALIAKAQQQAQREALVHHISQFFSAVQASAELWPMILQESVAALKADGGRLYITADATGTPAQIYTCGLQPQSDRLEEAPEWQQFIQAASPQTQLSEGELQACVLQDKTDCDATPAMESQAAPHIILQAIADLRLPALTAAFADSAIQSMMVVPLQSQDQVVGYLTCFRQAQTIEISWAGQQPPDPRRQRPRESFAAWLETRQEVPAWNPEEIRLAQQLGLQLYMAIVQQWVKQMVEHQASHDVLTQLPNWLLFKKQLSLTLIRTLQQGEVVAVGILDLDRFKSVNETLGHAAGDYLLQQITSRLQEGLKHFGGTKTRLSFLSRWHGDGFALLLPQANGIAEANEASHQLLETFKTPFYVQGQEVYLSASLGIALAPYDGESVEILIQHAEVAMHQAKSCGKNQYQIYSPSMSAGSFTRLFLEADLHRALERDEFLLYYQPQVDLATGYVVGLEALIRWQHPRLGLVAPDQFIPLAEETGLIRPIGEWVLRTACQQHHVWQLAGIPPIRIAVNLSAQQFQQPGLSTTIAQILQAAEMEAGYLELEITENTAIQDYNQTLATLRQLSQAGIRIAIDDFGMGYSSLNTLRQLPIHTLKIDKSFIRDALSDASGAAIVKAITALGKGLNLPVIAEGVETKEQLEFLRAIQCERIQGYLISQPLPSDAMTHWLLERPIASPKYRQPSPSHRIHYQPISHAAALPSGTEITTTGETATEKIATEKTGTQAIATAPVVGMASVATAPVATDSVVEERRELTKKILEYEQLKQELKQQTQHEHLVAEIAQRIRQSLDLQEILSTTVNEIRQFFQTDRVILYRFRPDWSGDVVQESVAADCLSIMGFAIDDPCFRENYVKYYRQGRVRAIADVQNAGLGDCHKALLTNYEVKANLVVPVMYRDQLWGLLIAHHCRETRQWRQYEISLMSQLATQAAIAINQGELYQQLESANRELQELSGCDGLTKIANRYRFDSYLNQEWRRLKRQRTPLALILCDIDEFKLYNDTYGHQAGDRCLQQVAQAIRASVQRPADLVARYGGEEFAIILPETSLESAYQVAEKVRLQVRALGIPHAHAIYQCITLSLGVASLIPSNERSDAGLIAVADEALYRAKATGRDRAICMNPYLP
- a CDS encoding LysR substrate-binding domain-containing protein, translating into MIMRLEQLQAFLAVAETTSFQQAARRCGVTQSTISRQIQALEADLGLLLFHRTAQARLTLGGERLLPRARKICQEWELAANELADLMAGKQPELCIAAIHSVCAHYLPPVLQRFCQDYPDMQLRVTSLGSDRALKVLKDGLVDLAIVMNNRLLTTGPEVVVDPLYDESIEILMGADHPLTEYERVPWAELVRYPQVVFKDGYGMQRLVQEQFQRQGATLNAALELNTLDAFRGIVRQGKLIALLPKAAIFDAHIDPTLAIRPTDEPMLIRQVVLVTTRDRLQIPPIQRFRELVYQLIRDHIAGIPDSTLGLGSTGSLQAV